A part of Emys orbicularis isolate rEmyOrb1 chromosome 13, rEmyOrb1.hap1, whole genome shotgun sequence genomic DNA contains:
- the LOC135887790 gene encoding olfactory receptor 5G9-like, with amino-acid sequence MENQTTVTEFILLGLSSDPQMQIFLFSVFLVIYLITLVGNIVIMVVIRTDSHLHTPMYFFLFHLSFVDICYSSVTVPNMLRNFLAAHKTISVHGCIAQMFFILLSAGAEVLILSAMAYDRYAAICDPLRYMERMSKGICVQLVSGAWTMGFFYALLNTVFTLKLHFCGYNQIHHFSCELPPLLQLSCTETLTNQVVLLTSAVIFGSSSFLLTLISYIHIISTVLRIRSAEGRRKAFSTCSSHLIVVGLFYLTGFLQYTKPSSVSSVVLDEIFSIQYTVLTPMLNPIIYSLKNKEVKTALRKTLGKLKFLK; translated from the coding sequence ATGGAAAATCAAACCACAGTGACCGAATTTATTCTCCTGGGACTTTCCAGTGACCCACAGATGCAGATTTTCCTCTTCTCggtgtttttagttatttacctAATCACTCTGGTTGGTAACATAGTGATCATGGTGGTGATAAGAACTGATTCTCACCTTCACACCCCTATGTacttcttcctcttccatttaTCCTTTGTTGATATCTGCTATTCCTCGGTCACAGTGCCTAACATGCTGAGGAATTTCCTAGCAGCACACAAAACTATTTCTGTTCATGGCTGCATTGCTCAGatgttcttcatcctcctctcagCTGGTGCTGAAGTTCTCATTCTCTCAGCCATGGCTTATGATCGCTATGCTGCCATCTGTGACCCACTGCGTTAcatggagagaatgagcaaagggaTCTGTGTTCAGCTGGTGAGTGGGGCATGGACCATGGGCTTCTTTTATGCCCTTCTTAACACTGTTTTTACTCTGAAGTTGCATTTCTGTGGGTACAACCAAATCCATCATTTCAGCTGTGAACTCCCTCCTCTGTTACAACTGTCCTGCACTGAGACCCTCACCAATCAAGTGGTGCTTCTTACTTCTGCTGTGATATTTGGATCAagctccttcctcctcaccctGATCTCCTACATTCACATCATCTCCACCGTCCTGAGGATACGCTCTGCGGAGGGCAGgcgtaaagccttctccacctgcagctcccaccttatTGTGGTTGGCTTATTTTACCTGACAGGTTTTCTCCAGTACACAAAACCCAGCTCAGTCTCTTCTGTAGTGCTGGATGAAATATTCTCCATCCAGTACACTGTCTTGacccccatgttaaaccccatcatctacagcctgaaaaacaaggaggtgaaaaCAGCTCTAAGGAAAACGTTGGGGAAATTGAAGTTTCTCAAGTAA
- the LOC135887780 gene encoding olfactory receptor 5G9-like yields the protein MPMKNQTTLTEFILLGLSSDPQLQIFLFLVFLVIYLITLAGNIVIMVVIRADSHLHTPMYFFLFHLSFVDICCSSVTVPNMLRNFLAAHKTISVNGCIAQMFFILLSGGAEILILSAMAYDRYAAICDPLRYMERMSKGICVQLVSGAWAISLVHALLNTVFTFKLHFCGPNQISHFSCELPPLLQLSCTDTLTNQVVLLTSVVIFASSAFLLTLISYIHIISTILRIRCAEGRRKAFSTCSSHLIVVGLFYLTGFLQYTKPSSVSSVVLDEIFSIEYCILTPMLNPIIYSLKNKEVKTAVGKMLGKFKFLK from the coding sequence ATGccaatgaaaaatcaaaccacaCTGACTGAATTTATTCTCCTGGGACTTTCCAGTGACCCACAGTTGCAGATTTTCCTCTTCTTggtgtttttagttatttacctAATCACTCTGGCTGGTAACATAGTGATCATGGTGGTGATAAGGGCTGATTCTCACCTTCACACTCCTATGTacttcttcctcttccatttaTCCTTTGTTGATATCTGCTGTTCCTCAGTCACGGTGCCTAACATGCTGAGGAACTTCCTAGCAGCACACAAAACTATTTCTGTCAATGGCTGCATTGCTCAGatgttcttcatcctcctctcagGTGGTGCTGAAATTCTCATTCTCTCAGCCATGGCTTATGACCGCTACGCTGCCATCTGTGACCCATTGCGTTAcatggagagaatgagcaaagggaTCTGTGTTCAGCTGGTGAGTGGTGCATGGGCAATAAGTTTAGTCCATGCCCTGCTTAACACTGTTTTTACCTTCaagttgcatttctgtgggcccaATCAAATCAGCCATTTCAGCTGTGAGCTCCCTCCTCTGTTACAATTGTCCTGCACTGACACCCTCACCAATCAAGTGGTGCTTCTTACTTCTGTTGTGATATTTGCATCAAGTGCCTTCCTCCTCACCCTGATCTCCTACATTCACATTatctccaccatcctgagaataCGCTGTGCAGAGGGCAGgcgtaaagccttctccacctgcagctcccacctgatTGTGGTTGGCTTATTCTACCTGACAGGTTTTCTCCAGTACACAAAGCCCAGCTCGGTCTCCTCTGTGGTGCTGGATGAAATATTCTCCATCGAGTACTGCATCTTGACTCCCATGTTAAACCCTatcatctacagcctgaaaaacaaggaggtgaaaaCAGCTGTAGGGAAAATGTTAGGGAAATTCAAATTTCTCAAGTAG